One Epinephelus lanceolatus isolate andai-2023 chromosome 17, ASM4190304v1, whole genome shotgun sequence genomic window carries:
- the ifngr1l gene encoding growth/differentiation factor 10b — MDLSTFHPVFLILALLKAGEAHVEPPTNVTFHCHNVHNVLKWSYNQLLPGMRFRVDIQSTNGLNGHPNEVWVEPPAPLQADVSFLSDPSNDYFLTVTAVIGQNESDSAPEDGITFTYFKDSPVKNKCSVDFPSVNVTTKQDDTILLRFTHPWLVYYKSHSLDTKSRKKKHFESEQQLPMFSYDVVFLQEMGRHHRMNCLDSVCEEVLSVNASQKKHCLKVKGEVNKILVKAAEFCTTPLDEGPSYLIYVSIAVALSVLCAVAVIFMLYRKKTTPSTPLPSTMTFTNKLKQWTFGVVQDTVSLPQVEPTTPTLLLLPEEIDPTTIVTPSMEPEVRLPIGLPTENEGVSDDVEVGNDEGPGYMAGRGLEEEEELCSRDFPSGYEKRPVLVELAPDELAEGYRG, encoded by the exons ATGGATTTGTCGACATTTCATCCCGTTTTCCTGATTCTCGCCTTGTTAAAAGCTGGGGAGGCCCACG TGGAGCCGCCGACCAACGTGACCTTTCACTGCCACAATGTGCACAATGTTCTGAAGTGGAGTTACAACCAGCTCTTGCCAGGGATGAGATTCAGAGTCGATATTCAGTCAACGAATGGTTTAAATGG tcATCCCAATGAGGTTTGGGTGGAACCACCAGCTCCGCTACAAGCTGACGTGTCGTTTCTCTCTGATCCAAGTAATGACTACTTCCTTACCGTCACTGCTGTGATTGGACAGAATGAGTCTGATTCCGCCCCTGAGGATGGAATCACTTTCACCTATTTCAAGGACTCTCCAGTGAAGAACAAAT GTTCTGTGGACTTCCCATCAGTTAACGTCACCACCAAACAAGATGACACCATCCTGCTCCGCTTCACACATCCCTGGCTGGTGTACTACAAAAGCCACAGCTTAGATACAAAATCTAGGAAGaagaaacattttgaaagtgaaCAACAGCTGCCTATGTTCAGTTACGATGTTGTTTTCCTCCAAGAG ATGGGGAGACACCATAGGATGAACTGTctggacagtgtgtgtgaggaggtgCTTTCAGTGAATGCTTCACAGAAGAAACACTGTCTGAAGGTCAAGGGAGAGGTGAATAAGATACTTGTTAAAGCTGCAGAATTCTGCACCACGCCATTGGACGAAGGACCAAGCT ATCTCATCTACGTCAGCATCGCAGTCGCCCTGTCGGTCTTATGCGCAGTTGCTGTTATCTTCATGTTGTACCGAAAAAAGACCACGCCCTCAACTCCTTTACCATCCACCATG ACGTTCACGAATAAACTGAAGCAGTGGACATTTGGAGTGGTTCAGGACACGGTCTCTTTGCCACAGGTGGAGCCTACCACACCCACACTTCTACTGTTACCAGAGGAGATCGACCCCACAACTATTGTTACTCCCTCTATGGAGCCTGAAGTCCGTCTGCCCATTGGGCTGCCAACCGAGAATGAAGGTGTGTCTGATGACGTGGAGGTAGGGAATGATGAAGGACCTGGGTACATGGCTGGCAGAGGattggaagaagaggaggagctcTGCTCCAGGGATTTCCCCTCTGGTTATGAGAAACGCCCGGTGCTGGTTGAGTTAGCACCAGATGAACTGGCTGAGGGCTACCGCGGCTGA